DNA sequence from the Paramormyrops kingsleyae isolate MSU_618 chromosome 14, PKINGS_0.4, whole genome shotgun sequence genome:
ATGGCACTTAATCCAGCCCTGGAGGACACacactccctcccagctgtctTGACGTCCTGCGTCCATGTGAGGTTTGCCTTGGGGCCTTTCTGCAGTGAGCATCACATGTGAATTATGCTTGAAGGCAACTGTTTCATGGTTATCCTTCTTTTTTGTTCTGAAGGTAAATGAATGTTTCTACACACAGTGAGCACAGATGTTATGAGTTTGAGGACAACATGGTTTCAGTTTCAGATCtcaaaacaggaagtgacatcaccaTGCTGAGAGAGATACTTTTCTAAAGCATTCATACATAATCATGTATCCATCGCACGCTGCCTCCTCAGCCCCGAGCCCCACACCTGGTAGTAGATGTTCTTTCCCTGGGGGGCCCTCCCAGTCTCCAGGATGTAGTCATAGTTCCGATGGTCGATGATGAGGATTCCGCCAGGCTTCACCATACTGGCGATGTTCTGAAGAGCCAGCTTTTGGTCGCTCTGGTCCCCTGTTTAGGGAGAGGATGTTTGTCAGCAGAGACAGGGCAGCGATCTGCAGCCCTGTGGGGTTAGGGGGGTGCAAAAACACCACATGGATGCAGCCGACCCCCCGATCCGGCATCTTCCCTCACCTTTGAAATCTGGCAAGTGGGCGAAGGAGTTTCCCAGGCAGATGACAGCATCAAAGCCGCTGCCCGGCTTCTGCACATCCTGCGGCAGCGTCAGCCAATTGGCCTCCTCGATCACTGGGGGACCACCAAAACGTTCACACCCTTATACCATTGGTCAAAAACAGGGAAGGTGATTTCCCTATTGGTCAAAGGCAGGGATAGGTCTTACCCCACTGGTCAAAGGCAGGTTCTTTCCTTCTCTCCCAGCGCGCCTTGAGGGCGTATTTCAGCATCTTGTCACTGGCATCCACACTCACCATGTTGAAGCCTTCTTCCACAAGCATGATGGAGTCGACACTGAatagagacacagacacacacgcgtcACACTTCTGTGGCTGCTTCAGTGCGATGCACTCCATGGAGTAAGGAAACATAATTCcctcaaaaaataaaacatgaccGTCATTTCAGGCAGCCTGACCCAACATATCAGAAGCACAAAGGCTTTAGCCAGTTATTCCGTCTGACCTTTCATGTCGGGTGAGACGCGGGTCAGAGGAAAGAGCAGACGACTCTTTGCTGATTTCACATCTTCTCTTCCAAAATTCCCCTGGAGGCCCTCAGCCAGCTGTCGCAGCGAACAGAACGGCTGCTAAAATTAAACTGGCCCTGTCACTCTATCCTCCACCCTGGTGCCTGGAAAAGGAATTTTCTCCAAGCATTTCAGAGAATGACGGCAGCCATGGTGGGGCACTATACCCCCGGCCACAAGAGCACCTCCCGTCACAGCCTGGGGCAAATACGGGAAGGCTGGGGCTGTTTCTATACCCCCCATGCACCACACAGCACTTCAGGTAATCAGCTCATTTTAGCAGAGAGGCCTGCGATTCTCTACCGAAGCTACCTGATTGCTACAATTACAATGGCCACCTGAAGAGGGCAGTAGAAGGACAACCTGGCGAGCCTGAAGGCTGGTATTTCATCATTCCCACATTGCTGGGCAGTTAAGGACCTTCTGGGGAAGTCAAGGCGTCAGGTGTCACGGTGCTCAACTGTCAGACGGCCACGCCCCATACCACCCCCAACACTAAATTCACGGAATGTGGCACAAGCTGCTGTACCGGTTCTACCGTCCGATAAAAAGCAATCGGCTTTTAACTTCGTTCATAACAGTCGCATCTATACCTACACTTCCTGGAAAAACAGCACACAGATCTTTCAATAATTTTTTCATTTACACGATATATCAACAAAACGAGCTGGATGCGTATATACAAAAtgggtatttaaaaaatacacaaacgtgtatatacatatatataagaAGAGAGTAAGGACCttaatatttatattcatgCGTTGGTCCAGAGTGACAATAACGTGCTGACAGTATGCAGGATAAGGgattattactgtatttcaaATGAACGATAAACGCAGCACCAGACTCCGCTCTGTCCAGGATCGAGGCTTTATTGTTCCGGTAGGCGAGGCTCTGCCAGCGCCCCCAGCAGCGTATCACACGGGGAGAAGCATACCCTGTGCCACAGGCCACATCCAGCACCCGCTGGCAGTTGTGCTGCCTGAGCAGCGACAGCACCCAGCTCTTGTACTCCTCCGTGCGGCTGCGGGTGTCCCCGATGTACATCTGCCAGACTTTGGCCGCCTTGCCGTCGGCGTACTGGTCCGGCAGCCCCACGGCAGCCACGCCGAGCGAGCGTGTTCGGTACACGCTGTCCACCATGCCTGCGACACCTGCCCCTTCAAGCACAAGCAGGAATAAAAGGTACTGCTGAGCAAACGGTAGGTCCCTTTGCCTAAAACACTGAAAGCGAGGACGTCTAGCCCGGCACCTACGCTATCCACCGCTGACGTATTTATATACCTACAACACTCCCAGCTAAATATTCCGCAGTCGATGTTATGCTTTATTCTGAACACGCCCAGGGAGGAGAACTTTGGCCCAATCATCAGCCGGAGCTGGATGACGCCTACTTTCCTATTGGCTCAGACAGTCAACAAAAGGCCCCGCCCTCTGGGGGCGGAAACATGTGTGCAGACGCCCCAGTAGGTGAAAGTGGAGTCTGGACTGGGCTGTTAATATGTGTGTCGCTTATCCTCGACCGATCTGTAAGATCAGCGTTCAGACGAGCCGGATAGCGACACGAATCGAAATGCGTGGGTTTAATATTAAAAGGGTCGGCTTATCAAAAGGGAAAAGTTGTCGTGACTTGCACTTTTGATCACCGGAAGTAATCGTTTGTTTCTAGCTTTTTTAAGTAATGTGTCGCTCCATTTAAGATTTAGTGTGCACTTCCCACCCACCAGTAAACACCACGTACCCCGTCTTGTGGGGCCGGTACCAAGCACCACCGAGCGGACGTAGTGGCTTAGCTGTGGGTAGCACGGCTCCGCGGGTACTAAGCTGAGTGAGGTCTCAGGCTGCCGCTGGCTATTAACCGAGATCGATCTGCTCTTGGAACCTCCGCCACTGGTGCTACGGTAGTGGCCGGCGAGCCCTAAGGGGATTACGCCGTAGGTTTCCGGTGGCCCTTATCACAGACAGCCTTGACCACGATACAGGTTAATGAGAAAAAGCGCAGAATCCACAGCTGGTCCTGTAAAAAACCACCGTGTACTCCAGCTTCTGACCAAAGTGTGCATTAGAGTGTACCGCTTCACCAGGTCTTTCTGTTTTTAACTGATTATTTAAAGATTGTCTCATTTTATAGCCTAACTAAGGTTTTAAAGCGGTATTTACATTTCCggtgcaaaaaaagaaaatctaagcaagtataattttcttatatttagactaaattctaatttcattaataaactaatAGCATATCgtatgaataaaatacatttgcatATATTGTCTTATTTTATGACATCTTACCAAGTACAATTTTCTTACTGCAGTGCCAGATAATTTTGCTAGTTTCAGGATGTCTTGTCTCTCAACAGAAAGTTTATCTTAAAGTTGAAAGGCCATTTTTTGTGCAGTAGGCCTATATTGCAGATGAAGTCCTtccattttctttctttctttctaaagAAAAAGATGGGGGGTGCACACCAAAAAAGAAACACTTCAAACAAAAATGTTTGATTTCTAGATcatttgtgtttaaatgtattattttgagTTATATTAAAAACGTTTTATCGCTCGATCCTTGTGTGTTGTTTCTGTATTTGCCTTTTACTGGTTTTGTGAAATCCCACTTGAGTGATGGTAAGCGTGACTAACAGGCCATGGTCAGCGTGACTTGGCACGGCCGGGACGAGCCCTTTGCTGCTGAATGCCGCCCCCATCGCCGCATGTGACCAAGCAGGAATTCAAGAGACTTTTCTGTACACCTATAGAAGTCTCGAACAAACAGGGGAACTGGCTGCTATAGCCACGACCCTGTTTACGTAAATTCAGTTTACAGTGTAACTACTCGAGGACATCTGAACTGTACTGGGAAAGTGATTATTTATTAACACTTTGAACTGAGTCGTACTGATCACTAAGTTTTAAAAGCTTGGCTGGATTCCCCCGACATGGCGGAGGCTCAAACTTAAGTGCTCACCAGGATTTGACCTCCGTCTCAATAAACGACAGTCTGACCGTGTTTCTCGGGAATGTGTTTGGCAATATAATGGCCTAATTGTGTTGAAAAACTGGTAAGGGGCTCAGTACATTCTTATTGCCATAAAGCGTAACAGAGGCAAACCGGCAGAGAGCCGACAGATAAACACTTTATACGAGAACTTTATATAGTAATAACTAAACCAGCATCTAATTTCCTAATTTATGACACGCATATTAATTTTATAGTTGTGCCGCCGATAGAAGCATTTGATTGGTCCAGAGAGCTGCCAGTCATCTTAGTATAAAGTCCAGCCCCGTATCTCCGTGTCTATTAATTGACCAGAGGAGCTGTAAACGTTTCCATAGATGTTTCAGCCAGAAAGTGTAAAGATAAGGACTGATAGATGTACTTTTAGATTATACCTATTTGTCTATGACAAACATTAGCTTAAGTAAGGAGAATTGCTGAATTTGAAGTCTTCAAATATCCTCTTCTTTCCTCACTGCTAACCCTCCACATCAAAAAAGTTCTGTCACAGAAGGTTATAGGATCAGGCCCAAAGAAGGACCCTTCTGTTGTACTTTTGATCAGGATACCTAGCATCAATAATCGCAGTGCTGAGGTAGCACCTTAAGGGATGTTTGCTTGTTTGAGGTTTCCAGCTCTGTCAGAATGAGGCTGGCTGTCACACATCGGCATTGGAGGAATGATTACGGGAAATCCCACCTCCTTACAACAAATTTGGCTTCTACCAAATACAGTCCATTTACCCCAGAAAACTTAATCTGTTGGGATATTTTACTTACATTTCAAAAGCATAAATATGGGTAGTTCTGCAGTTTAGGGGACTGTTCAAATAGACCCCTACAGTTTCAGGGCTCCACATAGTTTCAAGCCAAATAATAAGTTCTAGAAGTTACACTTCATCAGTCTGACATAGGCAGATttcctgagcgaggcccttgacccccagctccggggggggggggggggctgcatgctAGCTGACCGGCTGCTGTGCCCCCAGGCTTTGCTCTGGGGGGTACAGCAACTTTATTTATAACGCACTTTTCACACAATGAAGTTGACCAAAGTGCTACAAGTGCATCAGAATAAGAATAAAAGccaaaaacaaactaaaaatcagatctaaaatacattaaaattaaaataaataaaataaaaataaaacaaataaaaaatgtcaacATGTCATGCTGTATCAAAGGCCAAAGTGAACAAATGTGTTTTGAGaagtgatttaaaaacaaatggaGAGGATGCTTGTCTGACATATAAAGGCAGCTCATTCCACAATTGAGGTGCTACCACCGCAAAGGCCCGATCCCCTCAGCTTCTGACTAGTCCTGGGCACACTCAGAAGGAGCTGGTCAGCCAACCTGAGGAACCGAGAAGGTGTATATGGATGGAGGAGCTCAGAGAGGTACAGAGGGGCAACACCAGGCAGTCacttataaacaaataaaagcaatttaaattggATCCTAAAATGCACAGGCAGCCAGTGAAGAGAACGTAGAACCGGGGTGACATGCTCATATTTGCGAGTGCCAGTTAAAAGACGTGCAGCAGCATTTTGCAGTCGAGAAATAGGAGGACTGACTCACCCCAGAATAAAGTGCATTGCAGTTATCAAGCCGAGTGCTtacaaaggcatggattacTGTTTCAAAGTGCTGTCGTGCAAGAAAGTGCTTAATTTTGGCCAGCTGCCTCAGGTGAAAGAAGCTAGATCTAATCACTGACCGAATCTGGCTTTCAAGCTTTAATTCAGGATCCATTTTAAAACCCAAATTTACAATCTCCGGTTTGCAGAATCATTTCAGAGTTTTTAAATCGACAGattgccagcagaaccaggtcCAAACACCATCACCTAAGTCTTCAAAtcattaaaacaaagaaaaattaaCGCCATCCAAGATTTGATAACCTCCAAACATGTTAGCAGAGAGTTCACAGACAGCCCATCCTTCCTTTTAAGGGGAACATACTGTAGATCTGGCAGTCATATGCGTAACAGTGAAAGGAGACACCATGTCTCCTGAGAATTGAGCACAGGGGAAGCAGAtaaagagaaaacaaaattgGGCCCAAGATGGAACGTTGCGGGACTCCATGAGACAGTGGAGCGCAGGAGAACTCACAATTACCTAAACGAACCAAAAACGTTTGATCTTTTAAGTAAGACCTAAACCATTTCAAAGCCACACCTATTATGCCAACACAATGTTCCAAACGCGAGATTAAAATCTCATGGTCGACAGTATCAAATGCAGCACTTAAATCGAGTATGTGAGTATTAAATCGAGACACctgcatatgtgtctgtgtgttcatgGAGTGCAAGGTGGGGTAGGGGAAGAGTGAATTTACCCACGGGGACTGACTAATTTGATCATTTTCCACCAGTAGAGGTCAACCTCTCCACATACGCGGAGAATTTGGTTTAAGCACCTCCACTGACATTGAGCGGCTGTGCCAGCAGATGGCGCCACCGCTGCATGATCATAGGCAGCCTTAACGTGAACAGGTGCTGGGAAACGTTCCGTTCACggaaggggtgtgtgtgtgtgtgtgtgtgtgtgtgtgtgtgttggaacCTGAGGGTTCAGAGCACTAAGCACTACATCACCTACTGGCCCATATGTGAACTGGGTACGCAGTACACAAGGTCAGCTGTCTGGCCATGAGCAGGAGTGGGAAGGCAAGGTGTAAACTAGAGGTCAGAGGgctcaatgggggggggggggggggggggcgtaaggGGAGAGTTTTGTGAAAACTGAAACGGCTCATCATGTGAAGTCAGTCCTAACGATCAGAGGCAGATCTGCACATACCGTCCGAAACAGCGAGTTCCCACTAACAATAAatagctgaccccccccccccccaggctaaAACGCTGTGTTTCACTGGGGGCTGCATCGCTTTAGCCAATGGGGCCGCTCGACCGTGACTGTGTAACTACAGCTGTGGCTGAGGGCAGGGTGACCTGTTAGTGCGTGTGGATAGgacgctgtgtgtgtgcgtgacacACTGTGCCCCGTGTTTACAAGCAGGAGGGCACCAGCAGGCAGGGGGGCAGGGAAGGCGACGTGGTACTTTACAAGACTCTCACCCTGAGGCCGTCGTAAGTGATTTAATACGTAACGAGCTTCGGGCCACGCCTTCCTCTGAGACCACCTTCCTCGGGGACTGATGGGGCTGGTCGTGGTCGCCATGGCGAACTGGGTAAAGTCTCCAGCTGCAGATGGGCTAAGCACATGCCTGACTGCCAGGTAACATCCATGTTAAGGCCAAAGCACCTTCTCTGCTAGTATCTTGTGTCGGTTGCTGCTGTACACGCTAAGTCCGGCCCCCACCTATGTCGCTACTGCTCAAGATCTGGGGGGCGGGAGGGGTTACCCTAAACTCGACTAGCTCGGCAGACTTCTGGCAAATTCCTCAACCGACTGTCTGCACCAAACACAAACTCTGTTGACCTGACAGATGGTTTACATGGCTCATATACTCCCCCACCCCAACTTGCACCCCCACAATTCCTCGAAATCCACCTTTAATCACTTTTCTTGACACATACCTGTGCGACAAAAGGTACCGACGAAGAAAAAGACAAACCCGGAACATTCCATGACCGAAAGGCAGCTAAAGGCCTGCGGCTGCAGCCTGTCATTCCGATCGGCTGGCGATGGCTGTCAATCAGTGGCCGGCTGATCGTCACACGCTGCTGTCAAGTGAGCTTCTCGTCACCCTGCAGGTCGTCAGTCAATGCCTGCAACTGATGGCAGAAAAACAAAtatcactcacagacacactgtaCTGTCACCACACAATGAATGAGTCATTAGTAATGACCTGGAGGAGAGATTCTGCAGCACACAGAGTTCTCTCTGAATCACCAAAGCTCTCTTTGAAGTGTGGGAAAAAATTTTATCTGTTGCATTTTTGTGAGACTTGAATTCCTTCATGCTTCTGAGGGTAACACTGTACAGTCTACCAAAACATAAGGTGCTTTATCTCGAGCAATAAAGGAAAAAGTGTGAAAGCTCTCGGCAAATTAACTTCGGCACCCTGTCTTCGATCTGCGCTCAGCGAGCGGGGATTAAAGCAGCCGTGACCTCATGGCTCTCGAGGTCACACAGCCTGTCCCCCAGCTCACCGACATCGTCACCCAGGTCACATGCACCTGATCcttaaaaacaacacagacCTCATAACCAGCAGCTGTCTTCGCCTCTACATGCGCATGGTCATCCAAGGTTGGCCTCCTGTTGGGAACAAACAGTTactacagtggggggggggggggggggggggtgctcctTTTCTTATCTGCAGTCACTCTCCTTAGCGGAAGTGCTTGGATAAGAAAAGGCAAAAGTCTAAATGGAGAATAGGCAGAGAGTATAAAATCCATTTCAGTCCCCTGTTTGACTTCCGGCGGAGGTTCCCATGAGTCTCACACCATTCCGGAAAGGAGGAGCCGCCTCCCCGCTGAAGCCAACCATTACCGGCCCGAGCCCACGCGGCTCCCTAGGCCAGCTGCACTGCTGGCGCCCCCTTGTGACGCAAAGTGAAACTGGCTTGTTAATTCGGCATCCTCCAGAAGATGGTACCAGCTGTCCTGTCAGCATGATGTCAGCGGGTTTCCCTCTGAGGACGCACAGGTCAGCAGAGATGACTGCAGCCATGGGCGTGGCCTCACTGTGGCGTTACCGTGGTGTCGCCGTGGCGAGGGCGTCACAGCTGCCTTATCCTTCTTCCTCGCGTACAGTTCGGAAGGCGGGGTGGCTTTCTGACGTCGTTTTGCTGATTTCCGCCAGTCAGCAGAACATCTGCACAGTCCCCGTTTGCCAATCAGCAAGTTacgtgtgaatggtgtgtttgccGGTGTCTGGGATTGTTGGGATATCAGTTTTTCTcatagagatgaatggagagtccccacaaagatatgaatgcatacatgtgtgagtgagtgtgagtgtgtgtgtctgtctgtctggtatgtgtatctctgtgtgtgtgtgtgtgtgtgtgtgccctgtgacggctTGGGGCCCCAGCCGGTGTTAATCCCCCTCCCAAGCCTGTTgtttctgggatgggctcccTGCACAGGAAGACGGAGGGAGATCAACTTGGCGAGGAATGGAGAGGCTGGAAGTCCTAAGGGAGATAGTGGCGAGAGACGGGGGCGCCTGGGGAAGCCGACCCAGGATAAGGCAGCTTAAAACGCAGAGCAGCGTTAGCAGAAGGGCCCCAGGGTCCCATGCTGACAGCATCCCTCCCCAGGCACTGAGAGAAGCACTGGGGGCATCAGAGACGGCGAGAGCAGACGGAGCTGCCAGaaggccacccccctcccagatCCTGTCAGGGGACATACCTGCTAGCTGACTGGCTGCGCCATCTCTGTCTCTGCCAGCCGCCGACGTTTCCCGTGGGAGGGCCAGACAGCAGCAGGAGCGCATGGAGTCTCTGTACGGTGAGACTCAGGGGCTCGTCCTCCTCCCGCCGCCGCCTGTCCACTTAGCGCGCCTAGCAGTGAGTGGCGGAGCAGCACTGCATGGCGTCAGCTTGTTCAGTCAGGAACACTCTGCTCTTCCAGCcctcaacctcccccccccccccagggtgcgGCGCAGGGCTGAGCTGGAGGTCCTGGCCGACATTCGCCTCAGCTTCCTCAGAAACGTACTGTGAGCTCTGTCGCCGCGGCGGGTCTCAGTTTGGCGGGGAGGGGGCATGCGGTGCCGCTCGCCCCTGTGTACCGCTCAGACACCCAAGCCCGCCCTGGCCAGCGGCCGCTCCTCTTCATCACCTTATCTTGACACTTTTTCTAGAAGCTGTTAAAAAAATACCTTTTTTTTAATCCTGTTGATCATACAtctgctgcctgcctgccccccccccccccccccaccatgtagGGAACTATTTTACCTGTCATGTTCATCTGCTGGGTCCCATGGGGTGTCCCATAATGGGGGGCGGAGGGGAGAAGGTCACAGGCTACGTCAGCTTTCTTTGAGACACAGAACACCTATAATTTCCAAGAAAACTGAGGCAATTAGCCATTGGCTATTAAATATCACTCATACAATTATGATCATCCCaccctgggctgttccctgccttgcgcctgcaGCCTCCTGAATAGGGTAAGCAGGTGCAGAAAATGCATAGATGAATATATGATTATATAAATATCTCATCCATTactatctctctctctgtacTCATATTTTTGAGGGGATCGTATATTCATCTCTATGGGAAAACATCTAATCCccacaatgacgaccttaaccacaagtaaccaaacaaaatacaagacttttggcattttttgttttttgattgcagtcacagatttttataaaattcaatTTCCCCTTGTAGGgaccccacaacgtcaaaataacagattcttatcacattgtggggactaaacGTCTACCTGGaccaaccacacacacacacacacacacactcacaccacacagacatagacagacacacacacacacacacagacagacagacacacacacaacattttCTCCAGTGGATCCTTGCTCAGCAGCTCATCATAACCATCACTGGCTGGGCTATTTGTCATCTCTGGACAACACAAATTTACATAGATATTGAGATTACATCTGCGACAAAAgagaaaacatttattttttcttatccCTATATAGTGTGAGTGTACTTGTATCAGTGTACTTGTAGTGCTTTGTGTGCTTTGCCGATACTGTTCTTATGGTCATGTCAAGCCTATTGAATGATTTACCTTGAGCTGGCTAGTTAGGTTATAACTGGAGCCTTTCATCTGGGTACGCGCAACATGCGCTACACAGTGTGCAGAAAAGTTGCTTGATTACTCCCCCGTTCCTCGGGTGTTGCAAGTCAAGTTCCGCTGTGTTACACAGTCACACTGTGTTGATTTGCTATGACGCCTCCCTTTTCCATCCACAAACAGACCCTTCTCCCTTATTCAGTGTGAGATTACTCAGGGCTAGGTTTAAAGATTCAGTAGAACTTTGAAAGTCGAATGCCTCTTAACTCAACTAGCTCAGACATGGAATGGGGGTGTCGATTATTTTTCGACTTGTACCTCGATCAAAATCTTGGAACTAGACcgttcctgctaaaacttgtacgGATCGAGACGCATTCAACTCTATCAATTTGGACCTCCGACGAAAAAAATCTAGCTGCAACGCAACCGAAAACTCGGGCACGaccaaacaaaacagacctgctaaaacttgCACGGAtcacattatttcttatggggaaatttgACTTGGACCTCGACCAAATCACAACTCAACTAGTCTTATGGAACGAATTTCCTTATGGAAGGAAGTTcgtgttccaaggtaccactgcaTTCTGACCTAATAAGGAGATCCAGGGATCCCTGAAAATGGGACATCCTCAGAGCAGAGCATGAACCTGACATGACCTGCTGGTATCGGGGGCGTACcaggggcggggcggggggtggCAGGCGGCTGAGCTCTGGGGGGGGACAGTCGGTGTGGGCACAGCACCAGCCGCTCCATTTAAGTTCGAGAGGCCAAACCGGCTCCCAATTCTCAGAATTCATTCCTTCCGACTCCCCTTCTCCCCGCCCTCAGTATTTGGCTGGAATGCCAAACAGGCtaggccacacccccacaccaccGTCCACTGAACTGCAGAGCTCTCACCTTCTATTTTTAAAGATATTGTAGACCCACCCCCACCTTTGAAGTATTGTTAGCACCCCAGGTATCCtcaacacccccacccaccattCTCCACCCCCATGAGGTCACGGCTGCTTTAATCCCCAGCCTCCAATAGTGGGCGTCATACAATTACACGCTTTCACCCAATTACACAGCAAGAGTAGCCAGATATCCGTGTGGAACCTTCCGGCTCAGGTTCCTCTCACTGAGAGAAGCTCCTCCCTAAGGTTTCTATAGAATGATACCTGACACTTCAGGAGCAGTGGGAACAGTGGGAGTAAGGATTGGGTGGGCAGGGGGTTAGGATCACGCAACATAATCCCCAAACAAAAAGTTTACACGCaatgaataaaaaacaaaaaccctttatttaaaat
Encoded proteins:
- the gnmt gene encoding glycine N-methyltransferase translates to MVDSVYRTRSLGVAAVGLPDQYADGKAAKVWQMYIGDTRSRTEEYKSWVLSLLRQHNCQRVLDVACGTGVDSIMLVEEGFNMVSVDASDKMLKYALKARWERRKEPAFDQWVIEEANWLTLPQDVQKPGSGFDAVICLGNSFAHLPDFKGDQSDQKLALQNIASMVKPGGILIIDHRNYDYILETGRAPQGKNIYYQSDLTKDISTSVLWVNNKPHMITLDYTIQVPLEAGQGSSPELSKFRLSYYPHRLENFKELLKGAFEGKCEQSVYGDFKSYEPGQTQAPCYFIHVVRRSS